The Trichoderma atroviride chromosome 5, complete sequence genome contains a region encoding:
- a CDS encoding uncharacterized protein (EggNog:ENOG41), whose translation MTSMSLSGFIEQNLCQPLGMTHTYWTPAKTVEAKASGTVLARGYASSETNNSFVEEPVPDVPAVSGAGAIIRNVVDYAKWLQCIMTQSPPISPAAHTTRTTPRDLIFSPQ comes from the coding sequence ATGACCTCAATGAGTCTTAGTGGTTTCATTGAACAAAACCTTTGCCAACCTTTGGGCATGACTCACACATACTGGACGCCGGCAAAAACAGTGGAAGCGAAGGCGTCGGGGACCGTCCTAGCTCGCGGATACGCATCGAGCGAAACGAATAATTCGTTTGTGGAAGAGCCAGTGCCTGACGTTCCTGCAGTTTCAGGAGCAGGAGCTATTATCAGGAACGTTGTTGACTACGCAAAATGGCTGCAGTGCATAATGACTCAGTCTCCGCCTATAAGTCCGGCTGCGCATACCACTCGTACCACACCACGGGATCTCATTTTCAGCCCCCAGTAA
- a CDS encoding uncharacterized protein (EggNog:ENOG41~SECRETED:SignalP(1-21)), giving the protein MMLLSLSYLTLFLSGLVSVRGEAFPYERLDVNNKIGLMNYVHDIENTRFYRSVIAHATLAELFDIPVVMTTSGETGPNGPLLQEIRDMYPDAPFILRKGEIDAWDHPDVRKVVEATHRKQMIIAGIATDVCTAFLALSLRAEGYSVWANVEASGTNTPLIQEVTNAQMRDAGVHLVGINALLGYLVKDFSNPVPGGVRIYDWIEQYLPEGSMTARLFTTASGNNTF; this is encoded by the exons ATGATGCTCCTTTCACTCTCATACCTCACGTTGTTTTTAAGCGGGCTTGTGTCAGTCCGTGGAGAAG CCTTTCCTTATGAACGTCTAGACGTCAACAACAAG ATAGGTTTGATGAATTACGTCCATGACATTGAGAATACGCGTTTCTACAGGAGTGTAATCGCACATGCTACCTTGGCTGAGCTCTTTGACATCCCTGTTGTTATGACAACATCTGGTGAAACAG GGCCCAATGGTCCTCTTCTACAGGAAATCCGCGACATGTACCCAGATGCCCCTTTTATACTGCGCAAAGGGGAGATTGATGCGTGGGACCATCCCGACGTTAGAAAGGTGGTTGAGGCAACTCATCGTAAGCAAATGATTATAGCCGGAATTGCCACTGACGTCT GTACCGCATTTCTAGCCCTCTCTCTAAGAGCAGAGGGCTATAGCGTCTGGGCCAACGTTGAAGCATCTGGTACAAACACTCCTCTGATTCAGGAAGTCACCAATGCTCAAATGCGGGACGCAGGTGTGCATCTAGTTGGAATCAACGCGCTTCTGGGTTACCTAGTCAAGGACTTTAGCAATCCCGTTCCTGGTGGGGTTCGAATCTACGACTGGATCGAGCAGTATCTTCCTGAGGGCTCGATGACGGCCCGCTTGTTTACTACAGCAAGTGGcaataatactttttaa
- a CDS encoding uncharacterized protein (EggNog:ENOG41) — MVKVAVAGGTGGLGRTIVDALTDSDHETVVLTREHNIHHTTIAGATLVAIDYTNVEAIVRTLHDHQIHTVISCIVIKGLEQSEAQLNLIRAAEAAPSVKRFTPSEFGTPRLEVSTKAGAAVPTTYKDAAVAELEKSHLEYTLFSHGVFMDYYGMPKFQSYLTPWVFAIDIAHKVAGIPGSGNVPAVFTYSGDVAKFVVAAIGLPDGTWHKHSTMIGDRRTLNEVLGTAESIRGSFEVQYDTMEKLQQGQITELPSHVHLYSQTAKESLQQRFAGFGIGMETGAFDFSVPANGVLLNDLFPDIRVKSVEDIIAEGWAKNA; from the exons ATGGTCAAAGTTGCTGTAGCAGGCGGCACCGGTGGCCTTGGGCGAACCATTGTGGATGCGCTCACAGACTCCGACCACGAGACCGTCGTTTTGACACGAGAG CACAACATACATCACACGACTATTGCCGGAGCAACCCTGGTAGCCATCGACTACACTAATGTAGAGGCTATCGTCCGGACACTCCACGATCACCAAATCCACACAGTGATTTCATGCATCGTGATCAAAGGCTTAGAGCAATCCGAAGCTCAACTAAACCTTATTCGCGCAGCCGAAGCTGCACCGTCTGTAAAGAGGTTTACCCCCAGTGAATTCGGTACCCCCCGACTTGAAGT ATCGACCAAAGCAGGTGCTGCCGTCCCCACCACTTATAAAGATGCCGCGGTTGCAGAGCTCGAGAAATCTCACCTCGAGTATACTTTATTCTCTCATGGCGTGTTCATGGATTACTATGGGATGCCCAAATTCCAATCCTACTTGACACCGTGGGTATTCGCTATCGACATCGCTCACAAGGTGGCGGGTATCCCAGGGTCTGGCAATGTACCTGCTGTCTTTACATATTCTGGAGACGTAGCCAAGTTTGTCGTGGCTGCCATAGGCCTTCCCGATGGAACATGGCATAAGCATAGTACAATGATTGGTGATCGCCGAACTTTGAATGAGGTTCTTGGTACAGCTGAATCTATTCGTGGAAGCTTTGAAGTGCAATACGACACCATGGAAAAACTTCAACAGGGGCAGATAACCGAATTACCGTCCCATGTGCACTTGTATTCGCAAACTGCGAAAGAGTCACTCCAACAGCGTTTCGCTGGGTTCGGTATCGGGATGGAGACCGGGGCGTTCGACTTCAGTGTTCCAGCAAATGGCGTATTGTTAAATGATCTATTTCCAGACATTCGCGTTAAATCTGTGGAGGACATTATTGCGGAAGGCTGGGCTAAAAATGCCTAA
- a CDS encoding uncharacterized protein (EggNog:ENOG41~TransMembrane:1 (o476-493i)), translated as MYSKLRSFDGCWTCRVRRKKCAENRPVCDTCQALQITCYYEEEKPPWMDGGVRQTNMMEEIKAQVKRFATQKRKRMHLEILQAEANNLDHIDTESPATDVIDKTDTLTDFDPSLGHLGVAFTSEISNDSTSVLQGSPMQNKTPIGQGEADKELHLLMIYLDYVFPYLFPHYRPSILAGGRGWILEILHTNKAVYHSAVSLSTSFYAIVLNNGDKAHDECTMQMIHKFESQIELGLKELHKEVNYINTNAPGFDMKKGLVVMQSILQMLFFEVATSNKDNWKLHLNAAIAVFLRILPDPKEWNKTLKSLYTHTHKWPPPEFGLRRPWTTNQAALRFFTATILYIDILSSVTLGNVPQLASYHASIVPECLSYEKSFEAIQAGYLCFDEFFGLKNWIVQVLGDVASLEDWKRTQKKSSSLQASELESRGKVLSDVIKAGIQSLESHCQRQYIAHDVTTLHVVDSWPDANANEQPKHEMVWLLATLSYLNVVILGWQPSNQEIRWSVAKATNLLCQVPKGPGIRALAWPMCISGCLSPPEDEAIYRALVRQLGPLEMFGTMKEALLVMKTVWSMRAEIDECWDVAKCMNVLGYSVLLI; from the coding sequence ATGTACAGCAAACTCCGCTCGTTTGACGGCTGTTGGACCTGCCGAGTCCGACGCAAGAAGTGCGCCGAAAACCGCCCCGTCTGTGACACTTGTCAAGCACTACAAATAACATGTTATTACGAAGAGGAAAAACCACCATGGATGGACGGTGGTGTGAGGCAGACGAACATGATGGAAGAGATAAAAGCACAGGTAAAACGTTTCGCTACCCAGAAGCGTAAACGCATGCACCTCGAGATACTTCAGGCCGAGGCCAACAATCTTGACCATATCGACACGGAGTCTCCTGCTACGGACGTCATAGATAAAACAGATACACTTACAGACTTCGATCcttctcttggccatcttggcgtTGCCTTCACGTCTGAAATTAGCAACGATAGTACCTCGGTGCTACAGGGTTCGCCTATGCAAAACAAGACGCCAATCGGTCAAGGGGAGGCTGATAAAGAGTTACATCTGCTTATGATATACCTCGACTATGTCTTCCCGTACCTCTTCCCGCATTACCGACCATCGATTCTCGCGGGCGGCCGAGGTTGGATATTGGAAATACTGCACACCAATAAGGCTGTGTATCATAGCGCGGTTTCCTTGTCGACGTCGTTCTATGCTATTGTTCTTAACAATGGCGACAAAGCCCACGATGAATGCACAATGCAAATGATACACAAATTTGAGAGCCAGATAGAGCTTGGTCTCAAAGAGTTGCACAAGGAAGTAAATTATATCAACACCAACGCTCCAGGCTTTGACATGAAAAAAGGGCTTGTGGTTATGCAGAGCATTCTTCAAATGCTTTTTTTTGAAGTGGCGACATCTAATAAGGACAATTGGAAGTTGCATCTCAATGCAGCCATTGCAGTTTTCTTGAGGATTCTCCCCGACCCAAAGGAGTGGAACAAGACACTGAAAAGCTTGTATACCCATACCCACAAATGGCCGCCTCCGGAGTTTGGGTTAAGGCGACCGTGGACCACAAACCAAGCAGCGCTGCGATTCTTTACAGCCACAATTCTATACATTGACATTTTATCGAGTGTCACTTTAGGCAATGTGCCACAACTTGCCAGTTACCATGCAAGCATTGTCCCAGAATGCTTATCTTATGAGAAGAGCTTTGAGGCAATTCAAGCCGGCTATCTGTGCTTTGACGAGTTCTTTGGATTAAAAAACTGGATTGTGCAGGTCCTAGGTGATGTAGCATCCCTGGAAGATTGGAAGCGCacgcaaaagaagagcagtTCATTGCAGGCCAGCGAACTTGAGTCTCGTGGTAAAGTCCTATCGGATGTAATTAAAGCAGGCATTCAGTCTCTGGAGAGTCATTGTCAGCGGCAATACATTGCGCATGATGTCACCACACTCCATGTTGTCGATTCTTGGCCTGACGCAAATGCGAACGAGCAGCCCAAGCACGAAATGGTATGGTTGCTTGCTACGCTGAGCTACTTGAACGTAGTCATATTGGGGTGGCAGCCTTCCAATCAAGAAATTCGTTGGTCAGTTGCAAAGGCAACGAACCTACTTTGCCAGGTTCCAAAAGGGCCTGGTATACGGGCACTGGCATGGCCCATGTGCATATCTGGCTGCTTGTCTCCGCCCGAAGATGAGGCCATATACAGAGCACTAGTGCGTCAGCTGGGGCCTTTGGAAATGTTTGGGACTATGAAGGAAGCTTTGTTAGTCATGAAAACAGTATGGTCGATGCGGGCTGAAATCGATGAATGTTGGGATGTAGCAAAATGTATGAATGTTCTAGGATATAGTGTGTTGCTGATATAA
- a CDS encoding uncharacterized protein (EggNog:ENOG41), whose protein sequence is MAPRIAVAGATGELGIPIVIALLAAGYHVTALTREGSNNASKLPTSSNLSVIEVDYSSAQSLAIVLKDHAVVVSTLTSTSVDDQAPLIDGAIIAGVARFIPSEFGSDVTNSKRNQLPVFESKVNTHRYLETVVAENPNFSYTVICNGAFLDWGLHGFLINVPRHTATVYNGGDIPFAATNLDTIGKAIVGVIEHLTETANRPVYIQDAVVTQNLLISYAKEKDGVEWDIMHESTEAMLINSSAKIAKGITGWSVMQPFVFSSVFGDGYGQVFSDHLDNKLLGLKGLTDAEVRALVESLL, encoded by the coding sequence ATGGCTCCGAGaattgctgttgctggtgctACTGGAGAATTGGGGATTCCTATTGTGATAGCTCTGCTAGCTGCAGGATACCATGTCACTGCCCTTACACGAGAAGGCAGTAACAACGCCTCGAAACTTCCTACGAGCTCCAATCTTTCAGTGATTGAAGTTGACTACTCTTCAGCCCAATCCCTCGCAATTGTTCTCAAAGATcacgccgtcgtcgtctctaCTCTTACTTCTACATCAGTTGACGACCAAGCCCCCCTTATTGATGGTGCTATCATAGCCGGGGTGGCAAGATTTATCCCATCAGAGTTTGGTAGTGATGTCACCAACTCCAAGCGGAATCAACTACCGGTATTTGAGAGCAAGGTCAATACTCATCGATATCTCGAGACTGTTGTAGCCGAGAATCCCAATTTCAGCTACACGGTGATTTGCAACGGCGCTTTCTTGGATTGGGGCCTCCATGGCTTCCTTATTAATGTCCCTAGACATACAGCTACTGTCTATAATGGCGGCGATATTCCATTCGCAGCTACTAACCTTGATACTATTGGTAAAGCTATCGTCGGGGTGATTGAGCATCTTACTGAGACGGCTAACCGTCCAGTTTACATTCAAGACGCTGTTGTTACCCAAAATTTGCTGATTAGTTAcgctaaagaaaaagatggcgTGGAATGGGATATTATGCACGAGTCTACTGAAGCAATGCTTATTAACTCCTCTGCAAAAATAGCAAAAGGTATTACTGGTTGGTCAGTAATGCAGCCTTTTGTTTTCAGTTCTGTTTTTGGGGATGGATATGGTCAAGTTTTCTCAGACCATTTGGACAACAAGCTTTTGGGGTTGAAAGGTTTGACAGACGCAGAGGTTAGGGCTTTAGTTGAGAGTTTATTGTAA
- a CDS encoding uncharacterized protein (EggNog:ENOG41), whose product MEYTPYVGNGPYCFTNSFAMVLGDRAPSTATIEFATSSAFGMQVINLPKDPLVFFDPYGWDPLQSFNAAVDAMGWRCTEIIGKDEQDALRSLKAGLQNGPVFVGPMEMGLLRHQPNARGAIGADHYVVVLSVANDMVEMHDPHGHPFAKLPVKEFLAAWKTDSLGYGKSYTMRTDFRQVKELSEEEMIRRSIPSALKHISTTNGGDMPPGSTANEAATKWLINKIEVGLPPGMRSSLAYFAVQVGARRSIDAATCLRRVGYTDAAAVMGEIARTIGSLQYPLTHKHDEAAVLILHKLGPLYEKLKIVLEEEVRKNEA is encoded by the coding sequence ATGGAATACACACCATATGTGGGCAATGGCCCGTATTGCTTTACAAATTCCTTCGCCATGGTGCTGGGTGATAGAGCACCTTCTACCGCAACCATCGAGTTTGCAACCTCCTCTGCATTTGGTATGCAAGTCATCAACCTGCCAAAAGatcctcttgtttttttcgaTCCCTACGGCTGGGATCCTCTCCAATCCTTCAATGCGGCAGTGGACGCGATGGGGTGGCGCTGCACTGAAATTATTGGCAAAGATGAACAAGATGCTCTCCGTTCTCTCAAGGCTGGGCTTCAGAATGGCCCTGTTTTTGTCGGTCCAATGGAAATGGGCCTTCTCAGACATCAGCCCAACGCCCGGGGCGCCATTGGGGCGGATCATTATGTTGTGGTGCTCAGTGTCGCCAATGACATGGTCGAGATGCACGACCCTCACGGACATCCATTCGCAAAGCTGCCAGTGAAGGAGTTCTTGGCAGCGTGGAAGACTGACTCACTTGGCTACGGCAAATCATACACCATGAGAACTGATTTCAGACAAGTAAAGGAACTGAGTGAAGAGGAGATGATTCGACGGTCTATCCCTAGTGCGCTCAAACACATTAGCACTACCAATGGTGGCGATATGCCGCCTGGTTCAACTGCCAACGAAGCTGCGACCAAGTGGCTCATTAACAAAATTGAAGTTGGACTGCCACCTGGAATGcgttcttctttggcataCTTCGCTGTTCAAGTTGGGGCTCGACGATCTATCGATGCTGCGACTTGTCTTAGGCGCGTTGGGTACACCGACGCCGCCGCAGTTATGGGAGAGATTGCGCGCACCATTGGCTCTCTACAGTATCCCTTGACCCACAAACATGATGAAGCCGCAGTATTGATCTTGCACAAACTTGGTCCTTTGTACGAGAAATTGAAGATTGTattggaggaagaggttCGCAAGAACGAAGCCTGA